A genomic window from Clostridium aceticum includes:
- a CDS encoding NAD(P)/FAD-dependent oxidoreductase: MRIAIMGAGLAGLSCAITLEKHGIKPHIFENRKEVDDRFPNAEVFLDALNAPIKDTLSYLSNEFGLYLQPVGHVKKLVIYSENQQATVTGSLGFNTLRGRNENSLCRQLLKQLDTKVTYDSQYTYEDLLKDYTHIVLATGDGAYSEKMGNYQRHFTASLKGAIIEGKFDRYTTMAWLDNNFAPKGYSYLIPLSNTKANIVIAYPDYPENNRLDGNLLWDSFLSRVQKDLKQPLNITDGFEITKYIIGKCDNARIGNTFFVGNCYGAVMPFLGFGQFPAIMTGIHAAYDLCGKGEYPILNKQLDISYKNALVLRRAMEDLDNKKFDLIVKSLDGYIGKTLLDYSNINFLSMISNILKPIINTKNEE; the protein is encoded by the coding sequence ATGAGAATAGCTATTATGGGCGCTGGATTAGCTGGATTGTCATGTGCCATAACTTTAGAAAAACACGGAATAAAGCCACATATTTTTGAAAATAGAAAAGAAGTAGATGATAGGTTTCCCAATGCAGAAGTATTTTTAGATGCATTAAACGCTCCTATCAAAGATACTCTTTCATATCTTTCCAATGAATTTGGTCTCTATCTTCAACCAGTTGGACATGTAAAAAAATTAGTCATTTATTCAGAAAATCAACAGGCAACTGTTACTGGTAGCCTAGGTTTTAATACGTTAAGAGGTCGAAATGAAAATTCATTATGTAGACAGCTACTAAAACAATTAGATACAAAAGTCACTTACGACTCCCAGTATACCTACGAAGATCTGCTTAAAGACTATACACATATTGTTTTAGCAACAGGAGATGGAGCCTATAGTGAAAAAATGGGAAACTACCAAAGGCATTTTACAGCATCTTTGAAAGGAGCTATTATTGAAGGGAAATTTGATAGGTACACAACAATGGCTTGGTTAGATAACAATTTTGCACCCAAAGGTTATAGTTATCTCATTCCATTATCTAATACAAAAGCTAATATCGTCATTGCTTATCCTGATTATCCGGAAAACAATAGATTAGATGGAAACTTATTATGGGATAGTTTTCTTTCAAGAGTCCAAAAAGATTTAAAACAACCATTAAATATTACTGATGGATTTGAAATCACAAAATATATCATAGGAAAATGCGATAATGCTAGAATTGGAAATACTTTTTTTGTTGGGAACTGTTATGGAGCAGTTATGCCTTTTTTAGGATTTGGACAATTTCCTGCTATCATGACAGGTATTCATGCAGCCTATGATTTATGTGGCAAAGGAGAATACCCTATCCTTAATAAACAGTTAGATATAAGTTATAAAAATGCACTGGTATTGAGAAGAGCTATGGAAGATTTAGATAATAAAAAGTTTGATCTAATCGTTAAGAGTTTAGATGGATACATTGGAAAGACCTTGCTAGATTACAGCAACATCAACTTTCTCAGCATGATCAGCAATATTCTAAAGCCTATCATCAATACAAAAAATGAAGAATAG
- a CDS encoding small basic family protein, with amino-acid sequence MLFAIIGLALGIFLGLYLPITYPATYSLYISVAILAAMDSVFGALRASVENKFNTEIFVSGFFGNAILAGFLAYIGDRLGVPLYYAAIFAFGARLFQNFAILRRHLLGKIRF; translated from the coding sequence ATGTTATTTGCAATTATTGGTTTAGCACTGGGGATCTTTTTAGGACTATACTTACCCATTACTTACCCTGCCACTTATTCTCTCTATATTTCTGTTGCGATTTTAGCAGCAATGGACTCTGTTTTTGGGGCACTTAGAGCTAGTGTAGAGAATAAGTTTAACACAGAAATTTTTGTATCAGGTTTTTTTGGTAATGCAATATTAGCAGGATTTTTAGCTTATATAGGAGATCGTTTAGGTGTTCCTTTATACTATGCAGCGATATTTGCATTTGGTGCAAGATTATTCCAAAACTTTGCCATTCTAAGAAGACATTTATTGGGAAAAATACGCTTTTAA
- the ftsZ gene encoding cell division protein FtsZ: MLEFDVDMDQFAQIKVIGVGGGGNNAVNRMIESELKGVEFIAVNTDKQALFTSKAEHKIQIGEKLTRGLGAGANPEIGRKAAEESREDIYKLLQGADMVFITAGMGGGTGTGAAPIVAEVAKELGILTVGVVTKPFTFEGKRRMLHAEQGVQELKSRVDTLVTIPNDRLLQVIEKKTTMLDAFRMADDVLKQGVQGISDLIAVPGLVNLDFADVKTIMVEQGLAHMGIGRASGENRAAEAAKQAIQSPLLETSIQGAKGVLLNITGGSSLGLFEVNEAAELVTEAADQDANIIFGAVINEELKDEIRITVIATGFEHDLAKVVESQKKVNTTAAVHKEVAAAATEDQVKQVDELDIPIFLRRKK, translated from the coding sequence GTGTTAGAATTTGATGTAGATATGGATCAGTTTGCTCAGATCAAAGTAATCGGTGTGGGCGGAGGTGGAAATAACGCTGTAAACCGTATGATTGAATCGGAATTAAAAGGTGTGGAGTTTATTGCCGTTAACACAGATAAACAAGCTTTATTTACTTCTAAGGCTGAGCATAAAATACAAATAGGAGAAAAATTAACAAGAGGGTTGGGTGCTGGTGCAAACCCCGAAATTGGCAGGAAGGCTGCTGAAGAAAGCAGAGAAGATATCTATAAGTTACTGCAGGGGGCTGATATGGTATTTATTACTGCTGGCATGGGAGGCGGTACTGGTACAGGAGCAGCTCCGATTGTAGCGGAAGTAGCAAAAGAACTAGGTATTTTGACTGTTGGTGTTGTAACAAAACCCTTTACATTTGAAGGTAAAAGAAGAATGTTACATGCTGAGCAAGGTGTTCAAGAATTAAAGAGTAGAGTAGATACCTTAGTAACGATTCCAAATGATCGTTTGCTTCAAGTCATAGAAAAGAAAACCACCATGCTGGATGCTTTTAGAATGGCTGATGATGTACTAAAACAAGGTGTTCAAGGGATATCTGATTTAATCGCAGTACCGGGTTTAGTGAATCTAGACTTTGCTGATGTTAAGACAATTATGGTAGAACAAGGTTTAGCCCACATGGGTATAGGACGAGCCAGTGGAGAAAATCGTGCTGCAGAGGCAGCAAAACAAGCGATTCAAAGTCCATTGTTAGAAACATCTATTCAAGGAGCCAAAGGTGTATTGCTAAATATTACTGGAGGATCTAGTTTAGGACTATTTGAAGTAAATGAGGCGGCAGAACTAGTTACTGAGGCAGCAGACCAAGATGCTAACATTATTTTTGGTGCTGTAATCAATGAAGAGTTAAAGGATGAAATTAGAATTACAGTAATAGCTACGGGTTTCGAACATGATTTGGCGAAGGTTGTAGAGTCTCAAAAAAAGGTAAATACAACAGCTGCTGTTCATAAAGAAGTGGCAGCAGCAGCTACAGAAGATCAAGTAAAACAAGTAGATGAATTAGATATACCTATCTTTTTAAGAAGAAAAAAATAA
- the spoIIGA gene encoding sigma-E processing peptidase SpoIIGA — MVVYAEYVFLENFIMNFVILSLTAKFGKKATGKGKLLAASSISALYAFIIFFPSLHFLFSIVMKIACSMIIIILAFTPYRFKDFFRLLGIFYLITLVFGGAGFAIFYFTNFNGIISNGIFYITDISVKNIFIAGGVGYILINFCWGYLQKQLSKEKILMKIKIEIDGTTAEVTGMVDTGNSLVDPISKYPVIIVEYEAIIHLLPQEVQRLFGRSGKPNFAQVALLLDGSSWLTRFRMIPYNALGTENGMLIGFKPDFVSIEKEEDSKSIKEIIIAIYDRKLSKAGEYKALLHPDLV; from the coding sequence ATGGTAGTTTATGCTGAGTATGTTTTTCTAGAAAACTTTATTATGAATTTTGTTATCTTATCGTTAACTGCTAAATTTGGAAAAAAAGCCACAGGAAAGGGGAAATTATTAGCAGCTTCCTCGATTAGTGCGTTATATGCTTTTATTATTTTCTTTCCGTCACTGCATTTTTTGTTTTCTATTGTTATGAAGATAGCTTGTTCTATGATTATTATTATTTTAGCTTTTACCCCTTATAGATTTAAAGACTTCTTTAGGCTTTTAGGGATATTTTACTTAATAACTTTGGTCTTTGGAGGAGCAGGATTTGCTATATTTTACTTTACAAATTTTAATGGTATCATAAGTAACGGTATCTTCTATATCACGGATATTTCGGTAAAAAATATTTTTATCGCCGGAGGCGTAGGTTATATACTCATTAATTTTTGTTGGGGCTATTTACAAAAGCAGTTGTCTAAGGAAAAGATTCTGATGAAAATAAAAATAGAGATAGATGGTACCACTGCTGAAGTGACAGGGATGGTGGATACTGGAAATTCTCTGGTAGATCCAATTAGTAAATATCCAGTCATCATCGTAGAGTATGAGGCTATTATTCACCTGCTGCCTCAAGAGGTACAAAGATTATTTGGCCGTTCGGGAAAACCAAACTTTGCTCAAGTGGCTTTACTATTAGACGGTAGCAGTTGGTTAACACGTTTTAGAATGATTCCCTATAATGCATTAGGAACAGAAAATGGTATGTTGATTGGCTTTAAGCCTGATTTTGTCTCTATAGAAAAAGAAGAAGATAGTAAGAGCATTAAGGAAATTATTATTGCTATTTATGACAGAAAGCTATCAAAGGCAGGAGAATATAAAGCCCTTTTACATCCAGATTTAGTATAA
- the sigE gene encoding RNA polymerase sporulation sigma factor SigE, producing the protein MRQSLLKMKLLYRYYYIRLLKYFKLHQEESIYYIGGSETLPPPLSNDEESFLIEKLKDDQSTVRTILIERNLRLVVYIARKFENTGIGVEDLISIGTIGLIKAVNTFNPEKNIKLATYASRCIENEILMYLRRNSKIKMEVSFDEPLNIDWDGNELLLSDILGTDNDIIYRFLEEEVDKELLKVALDKLSKREKKIMELRFGLNSGKERTQKEVADILGISQSYISRLEKRIVSRLKKEINRMI; encoded by the coding sequence ATGAGACAATCACTATTAAAAATGAAGTTATTATACCGCTATTATTATATTAGGCTGTTGAAATACTTTAAGCTGCATCAAGAGGAAAGCATCTACTATATTGGGGGTAGTGAAACTTTGCCGCCCCCCTTATCTAATGATGAAGAAAGTTTTCTCATAGAGAAACTGAAGGATGATCAAAGTACAGTTAGAACGATTTTAATTGAAAGAAACCTGCGTTTGGTAGTATATATTGCAAGAAAGTTTGAAAATACAGGTATAGGTGTGGAGGATTTAATATCTATAGGGACCATTGGGCTAATTAAAGCAGTAAATACTTTTAACCCAGAAAAAAACATCAAGTTAGCTACCTATGCTTCACGATGCATAGAGAATGAAATTTTGATGTATTTAAGGAGAAATAGCAAGATAAAAATGGAGGTTTCCTTTGATGAACCATTGAATATCGATTGGGATGGCAACGAATTATTATTGTCGGATATTTTAGGAACTGATAACGATATTATTTATCGTTTCTTAGAAGAAGAAGTAGACAAGGAGCTTTTAAAGGTAGCACTAGATAAACTTTCAAAAAGAGAAAAAAAGATTATGGAATTAAGGTTTGGTCTAAATAGTGGAAAAGAAAGAACCCAGAAGGAAGTAGCGGATATTTTGGGGATATCTCAATCCTATATATCAAGATTAGAAAAAAGAATTGTATCAAGGCTTAAAAAAGAAATAAATAGAATGATTTAA
- a CDS encoding DUF881 domain-containing protein — MKSLYTKIIIAFMFFILGFTIVLQFRNDLEDYGFVSLKTLSDLQGAIDTEKEEINNKRQLIVAKEEKLNEYQRALEEDGSIKEVLINEINAMRLTSGFLDVEGPGIVIRLSDSERELYEGEDPNNLVVHDGDVLTILNDLKIAGAEVISINGQRLLSTSEIKCTGPTITINNYTYGQPFTIRAIGDPQTLDAAIKAPGSYAWDLREVYGLIVESYTSDRVRIARHQGDISLKYISMMEGD; from the coding sequence ATGAAATCCTTATATACAAAAATAATTATTGCATTTATGTTTTTTATATTAGGCTTTACTATTGTTTTGCAGTTTAGAAACGATTTAGAGGATTATGGTTTTGTCAGCTTGAAAACATTAAGTGATTTACAGGGAGCTATTGATACTGAAAAGGAAGAAATAAACAATAAGAGACAGTTGATTGTTGCTAAGGAAGAAAAGCTAAATGAGTATCAGAGAGCTTTAGAAGAGGATGGAAGTATTAAGGAAGTATTAATTAACGAAATCAATGCAATGAGATTGACTAGCGGATTCTTAGACGTAGAAGGTCCGGGAATTGTTATAAGACTAAGTGATAGTGAACGAGAATTATACGAAGGAGAAGATCCTAATAATCTTGTTGTCCATGACGGAGATGTGCTAACTATATTAAATGACCTAAAGATTGCGGGAGCAGAGGTTATTTCTATTAATGGTCAAAGGCTGCTAAGTACATCAGAAATAAAGTGTACGGGACCTACCATTACGATTAATAATTATACTTATGGACAACCCTTTACCATAAGAGCGATAGGTGATCCTCAAACACTAGATGCTGCTATAAAGGCCCCTGGTTCTTATGCTTGGGATCTAAGAGAGGTGTATGGTTTGATTGTAGAATCCTATACAAGTGACCGAGTGAGAATAGCAAGACATCAAGGTGATATCTCTTTAAAATATATTTCAATGATGGAAGGTGATTAA
- a CDS encoding DUF881 domain-containing protein, producing MNFKGKLAIALLCGILGLTISIQFNTVKSGPGGGVLSTQKAQQLAMELRNLRSEKERLNEELTNLEKRLKEYEISEADENLMIKNLKRDLERYQLMAGYKEGEGPGVVVTVDDPPNDYFLGGEGSFVMYNYDVLLEVINQLNAAGAEAIVVNDQRYIATTEIYYTSNTVMINSVPTRPPFVIKAIGNPETLEAALNMRYGVVWGMRQVYNLQVSVRKENSIQVPRYNKVMQFDYARPVESPQ from the coding sequence ATGAATTTTAAGGGTAAACTTGCCATTGCATTACTTTGTGGTATATTGGGCCTTACCATATCTATACAATTTAATACCGTCAAAAGCGGACCTGGGGGAGGTGTTTTATCCACACAAAAAGCTCAGCAATTGGCAATGGAGTTAAGAAACTTAAGATCGGAAAAGGAAAGGCTGAATGAAGAACTTACGAACTTAGAAAAACGGCTGAAGGAATATGAAATTTCTGAAGCAGATGAAAATCTTATGATTAAAAACCTGAAAAGAGATTTGGAGCGTTATCAGTTGATGGCGGGGTATAAGGAAGGTGAGGGACCAGGAGTTGTTGTAACGGTGGATGATCCTCCTAACGATTATTTCTTAGGCGGAGAAGGAAGTTTTGTTATGTATAATTACGATGTGCTGTTAGAGGTAATTAATCAATTAAATGCCGCGGGGGCAGAAGCCATTGTTGTCAATGACCAAAGATATATTGCTACTACAGAAATATATTATACATCAAATACAGTAATGATTAATTCTGTACCTACGAGACCGCCCTTTGTTATCAAAGCTATAGGAAATCCAGAAACATTGGAGGCAGCATTAAATATGAGGTATGGGGTTGTTTGGGGTATGAGACAGGTGTATAACTTGCAAGTCAGTGTAAGGAAAGAAAATTCTATTCAGGTACCAAGATATAACAAGGTAATGCAGTTCGATTACGCGAGACCTGTTGAATCACCTCAGTAG